The DNA window CGCCGCCAATGCGGCCGCCCGGGCGACTGCCGGCTGGGTCCTGTCGGCTGCCCTTTGCAGCAGGGCCGGCAGCAGTCTGTTTGCCGCTTCCGGTTCGGCATGGCGGCTGAGTCCGTCGGCGGCCAGACGCCGCAGTTCCGGGGAGTCGTCGCTTTCCAGCAGCTTCAGCAGCGCCGTTTCTACGGCGCCATCATAGAACCGGCAGGCCCCGCCCAGCGCGGCCGCCCGGGCCGGCAGCGGCCGGGAACGCTCCTGCATGAGTGACAGGAACCCGTCACTACTGGTCTGGCGACGGGCCAGTTCATCGAGCACGCGCACGCGGAATTCAAAGTCGGTCGCCTCCAGCCCTTGCCACAACGCCGCGTCGGTCATCGTGGCGATCTTTGACCAGGCGTCGAGCGGGCCCGGCGGAATCGCAGGCGTTCCCGGAATGCCGTCCCAGGAAAGCCGATAGATGCGGCCGTGTTCGCCGTCGCCCCACAGCTTGCCGGCGCCGCCGGAATCGGTCCGCCAGTCGACAATATAAATGGCGCCATCGGGCCCCTGGATCGCCTGGCAGGGACGAAACAGGCCGTCATCGCTGGTCATGAGTGTGAACTGCCCCACCACGGCGAACGTGGCTCCCCGCCGCTCGATCTGGTACGCCCGGACCAGCTTGCGATACACATCGGGGTAGATCAGCACGCCGCGGAAAAAATCGGGAAAGGCGTCGCCCTGGTAAATCAGCAGGCCGGCCGGCGAGCCGCGTCCGGTTTTCAGCATCGACGGCGACTTGCCCGGCAGTTCGCCGAACACGGCGCCCCGTTCAAAATCGGTCCGACAGCAGACGGCGCCCTGCTTGAGTCGCCATCCAAAATCGTCCCCTTCCTGCACATGCATCAGCCGCACCCCCTGGAACTTGGAGCCGTCCTCCTGATCGTTGTCGACATGAAAGATGTTGAAGAGATCGTCCTGCACCACGTTGCGATACGGGTTGCGAAAGCCCCGCGCAAACTCGCTCACATGCGATCCGTCGGGTCGACAGCGAAAGATGGCGCCCGTGCGCAGGACCGTGGCCCGGGAGCCGTCGCTGCCTTCGGCCCGGTTATCGTCGTCGCCAGAGGTAATCATCATCCAGCCGTCGTGGGTGACCGTCACGCCGGACGCCTGGTGATGATGAAAGCCGCACAGCCCGCGGACGATCTCTTCCTGCACATCGTACTTGCCGCCGGGCTGGGACTGCTTGCGGCGGATCACATGACCGACCGAAGGCAGATAAGCCCAGCCATCGCGGACGAGCACGCTGGAGGGAATTTCCAGGTCGTCCATCACCACCTGGGCCGTATCGTACCGGCCGTCGCCGCTGGTATCGCGGAGCAGTTTCAGCTCGTCGGGCGTAGCTTTCGTCATTCGATTGACGGTGGCCGTAGAGCCGTCGGCGAACGTCACTTCGTAGGTGCTGTGCTTCGAGCTGTCGGCCGCGTTCCATTCCAGGACATACGGCTGGCCGTCGGCGGCGAATGTCATCCCGACCGGATCCACCACCACCGGCGCTTCGGCCACGATCTCGACTTTGATCCCGGCCGGCGTCTGCAGTCCTGCCAGACGCGGATCGCGCGATCCCTGGTCGATCATCGTCACCCAGGCAGGCGTCGGCCGCGCGGGAAATTCATTCTGCTGAAAGTCGTCTTCCTCGGCCCGCAGCACTCGGCAGGGCAGGGCGACGGCCAATACCGCCAAAACAATACAGAAACGCATGGGGGCAACTCAATCGTCAAAGGCAATGTCCGACAAATCACACGCTCGTCGTCGCAAGCGGCTGCAGCGTCCGGGAAAACATAAACAGGGCCCGCGGACCGCCAAGGCGATCCGCTCCCGGTCCAGTATCCGCGAAGCCTGGGGGGAAGTCCATCTACAGAAGACCGCACCCAGGAAATCAGGAATCGTGAATCAAAAAACCCCGGCGAGGAAACTTTTGATAGGATACCGACCGACCTGGAACGGAGACTGCCAGGGTAATCGCCGGGGAACAACCGGCCTGCCGCACGGCGCCCAGGAAGGGGAAGGCTCCCCGCCTTGAAGGAAACGGAACGCGCCGCACTATTTGCTTCTGCCCCGGCAGACTTTCTCTCACGCTTGCTGGTCAACGAATGCAGACGGACCTGGTCACTATTGGCGCTGCCTGTCTTGTCACGCTCTCCCTGCTGTACTGGGGCCGGGGAGCAAGTCGCCTGATGCGGGGCCAGCCGCTCCTGCCTTTTGAGCCGTCGGCTGCCGCCCCCTGGGGACTCATGGACCTGCTGTTCGCCATGCTGGCGATGCTCATCCTGCAGTCGCTGGCCCAGGCCGGCGTGCTGTGGAGCCTGGGGATTCCCCTCGAAACGAAGCCCAGCAATTACACCACCCAGACGTTGACATGGATGATCGGCGCAGGGGGAATCGCGAATCTGGCGGCGGTGGGGCTGGCCGCTTGTTGGATGTGGCTGCGGAGCGGGGCCCGTCTTTACGAGTTTGGGCTGTCGTCGAAAAAGCTGAGTTATGACCTGGCCATCGGCGCCGCCGGCTTTGCGATGCTGGCCGTTCCTGTTTACGGGATGCAAGCTATTCTGTCGCAATGGTTTACGCCGCACCACCCGCTCATTGATCGCCTGGAAGCAAACCCGACGGCGGAGCTGTTCTGGGCTAGCGGCCTGGCGGCCGTGATCGCCGCCCCGATTGCCGAGGAGTTCTTTTTTCGCCTGATCCTGCAGGGCTGGTTAGAGCGGGCGGCGACCGGCGTTTCCATCCAGGAGCTGATATTCGGGGGAAGAGTCGCCGACGTCACGTCGCCCGGCAAGGTCGCGCCCTCCAATGCGGAAGACACGCTCCAGCAACCCGCAGAGAAAACGCTGATTCCGCAGGAAGAGAACCCCTACGCTTCGCCGCAGCCCGCCGAGGACGGAGCGAGCAACCAGGATGAGGACCAGTTGGGCGTGCTACGGCCCATGTCGGCGGAGGAGGCGGCCGCCTGGCGTCCCCGGGGGGCTTACTGGCCCATTCTGACCAGTGCGTTTTTGTTCGCGGGGATGCACTGGGGGCACGGCCCGGCCCCGATTCCTCTTTTCTTTCTGGCAATCGGACTGGGATACTTGTACCAGCAAACGCACCGCATTGTGCCCTGCATTCTGGTGCATTTCCTGCTGAATGCCACGACTTTCTGCGTTCTGTTAAGTCAAACTCAATAAACAAATCACGGACAAAAGCCGTGCAGCGGGTGATGGGAGAAATAAATTTCTGCAGACCACTCTTGCACAAGGAACGCTGATTCCTATAATCCTACTTTCTCAAGCCAAGCGGCACATTTGCGGGTGTAGCTCAGTTGGCAGAGCACAACGTTGCCAACGTTGTTGTCGTGGGTTCGAATCCCATCACCCGCTCTTTTTGCATTAAGTTGCAATACGATTGATCTCCTTGGAACGTACCTCAAAACGGACTTGACCATAAAGCGGAATCAGGAAGCGGGACAGCAAACAGGACCGAAAGTAAGAATTCCCAAACGCCTTGCAGGCGTTTTGCCATTTTTTATCGGTTTTTTTGGCTGAGATTGCTGGCGACCGTTGGTTCTTCGCTTGTTGTGCAAGGGGTCGCGCAGGAGCCTCTCTCAAGCTCAAGGCGAGCTGGGAAAACGGATTGTAATTTTCCCTGAGGGCGATCCGGCATTCGCCCTTCTCGCCGGCGCGAAGCACTGCGGTTCTTTGAACCGATTCTTTCTGGGCCCGCTACCCTGTAACGTTTGATCTGGTATTGGCTCCTCGCCTGATTGGTCCTGTATTTGCAGGAATTCTGTAAGCGGCCGGAGCCGCTCTTGATATTTGTAAGGCCTTTGCCATTCATCCTTCTGGAAGGAATACGGCGCCATGACTCCTCCTGATGATGCCTCTGAAGATCGACCTGAAGACGCCGTCGCCATTGAAAGCGCCCCCCAGGACGCTGACGGCGAAGAGAAAACAAAAGAACCGCTGACTCTGACGCTCAAAGTGGAAGAGCCCAGCGTGTGCGAACGCCGCGTGGTGGTCACCATCCCGCGCGCTGATATCGATCGCTACCTGGACCGTGCCTTCGATGAAGTCATGCCCAAGGCGCAGGTTCGCGGTTTCCGCATCGGCAAGGCGCCGGTCGGCCTGGTTCGTAAACAGTTCAAAGAAGATGTCAGCGAACGGGTCAAAAGCGAACTGCTGATGGACAGCATGACCCAGATCAGCGACGACCTGAAGTTTTCGGCGATCAGCGAACCAGACTTCGACTTTGAAGCGATCGACATCCCCGATTCGGGCGATATGACCTTCGAATTCACTATCGAAGTTCGCCCCGAATTTGAACTGCCCGAATACAAGGGCATCCAGCTCAGCAAGCCGACCCGCGATTTCACCGAAGCTGACGTCGATCAGCATCTGAAATCGGTGCTGTCCCGCTTCGCCACCCTGGCCAGCAAAGACGGCCCGGTCGCCGAAGGCGACTTTGTCACCTGCAACGTCAAGTTCCGGCACGAAGGCAAGCTCGTTTCCGAGATCGAAGACGAATCGATCTGCGTGCGGCCTAAACTGAGCTTCCCCGACGGCGAAATCGACAACTTCGGCGAAGTGATGCAGGGCGCCGTAAAGGGCGACAAACGCACCGCCGAAGTCGAAGTCGGCGCCGACGCCGCCAATGAGTCGCTCCGCGGCAAAAAGGTCGAAGCCGAGATCGAAGTGCTTGAGGTGGAAACCTCGACCCTGCCCGAACTCGACAGCGAATTCCTGGACAAAATCGGCGGCTTTGAAGATGAGAAGGCCCTCCGCGAAGTGCTTCGCGGCGAAATGGAACGCCAGCTCACCTACCACCAGAACCGCGAACTGCGCGACCAGATCAGCAAACTGCTGACCGAATCGGCCGACTGGACCCTGCCGCCCGAACTGCTCAAACGGCAGGCCGCCCGCGAAATGGAACGGGCCCTGATCGAACTGCAGTCCAGCGGTTTCGATGAAGGCGATGTGCAGCGGCACATGAACGAGATCCAGCGGAACATCATGGACTCGACCCGTCGGGCCTTGAAAGAGCACTTCATTCTGGAACGGATCGCCGAAGAAGAAACCATTGATGCGACCGAAGCGGATTTCAATCTGCAGATCGAACTGCTGGCCCGCCAGCAAAACGAATCTCCCCGCAGCGTGCGAGCCAAACTTGAGAAACGCGGCGGCTTTGATACCCTGCGGAACCATATCGTCGAAGGCAAAGTGCTGGCGATGATCCAGGAGCAGGCGAAATTTACGGAAACGGCCTACGAACCGCGACCGACCAATACGGAATCGATTCCGCACGCCATTGCCGGCCGCGCCAGTAACGAGGCCATTCCGGCAGCCAAATACGACGATAGCAGCCGTGAAGGGGCCAACGAGCTGAAGTAAGCTCGCGCCCGGCAGTCACCACCACCGGGCTCCCCCCTGCGGGAGCTCGGAGATTTCTCTCCAGCGGCAGTTGCCTCACCCATGGACCCGGCAACAATTCACTGGCGGTCATTCGCCAGATACCCAACGCCGGGTAAATGTCCGGTAAATACCAACTGGTAAACACCGGTCTGGCGCCAACACCCCCGGGATCTCTGACTCCCGGGCGTCGCCTGCCCGGCACAGTCACGAAGGGGGCGCCTTCGCCCAGGCTCGCCATTTTGCATATGAAGGATTCCATAGCTATGACGCATTTTAACTCCGCGCCTCTGTCGAATTCCTATTCGCAACAGTCGGTTCAGCGGCAACGGCAACTCACCCTGGGCGACTTGCTGCTGGAAAACCGGATTGTGTTCCTGCAGGGGGAAATCCACACCGGCAACGCCAACGAACTGGTGATGAAACTGCTCTATCTGCAGAGCGAAAATCGTCGCAAGGACATCCACTTTTACATCAATTCGCCCGGCGGCGATGTGGTCGCCACGCTGGCGATTTACGACACCATGCAGATCCTCACCTGCCCGGTCGCCACTTACTGCGTCGGCCAGGCAGCCAGCGGAGCCGCCGTACTGCTGGCAGGCGGCGCCGAAGGGAAACGCTTCGCCTTGCCCCATGCTCGCATCATGATGCATCAGCCCTTCGGCGGTGTGAGCGGCCAGATCAGCGATATTGAAATCCAGGCGAACGAAATTCTTCGCAACCGGGAAATGCTGAATGAGATCCTTTCCGGCCACACCAAACAGTCGATCGAGCGGATCGAAAAAGATACGGCCCGCGACTTCTTCCTGGGAGCCGAGGAAGCCAAAACTTACGGACTGGTCGATGAAATCCTGACTCGCCCGCCGATGGAAGTCGAAGAGGACGATTAACCAGGAGCGATTCCCGGCCGGATCGCCAGAACCCGTCCGGCTCCTGTTTCCCTCGCCGACCGCGACCCGCATCAGCCCATCCCGGATAGCCATAACAGGCCGTATCAACGGCTCAAGGAGCGAACATGCCTTTGATTCCCTATGTTGTCGAAAAAGACGGACGCGAAGAACGTTCCTATGACATTTACAGCCGCCTGCTGAAAGATCGCATCATCTTTCTGGGGTCCGGCGTCAACGACGAAGTCGCCAACGTGATCGTCGCCCAGATGCTGTTCCTGCAGTCCGATGATCCCAAAGCCGACATCCATTTGTATGTCAATTCGCCCGGCGGCAGCGTGACGGCCGGCATGGCGATCTACGACACCATGCAGTTCATCACCTGCGATGTGGCCACCTACTGCATCGGCCAGGCCGCCTCCATGGGAGCCGTGCTGCTGACCGCCGGCGCCGAAGGGAAGCGTTTTGCGCTGCCCAACGCCCGCATCATGATCCATCAGCCGCTGGCCGGCATGCAGGGCGTCGCTTCCGACATTCTGATTCACGCCAACGAGTTCAAAAAAGTGAAACGCCGCTTGAATGAGATTCTCATCAAGCACACGGGCCACACCCTCGACAAGATCGAACAGGACACGGACCGCGACTGCTTCATGGACGCCGTCGAAGCCCAGGAATATCGCCTGATCGACAAAGTCATCGAGCACATGAACCCCAAAGGGTAAGGTCGTCGCAGACCGGTAACGCTTCGCCCTGTTCGCAGCTGCTTGTTAGCGATCAGGGCGTCCTGCTGGTTCCGGGGCCGCTGCCACTATGCATCCTCGCAGGAAACGCACATGTTTCTGGGCATCGAGATCGGCGGCACCAAGTTACAACTCGGCGTGGGGCAGGGCGATGGCTCGCCCCCGCAGGCGGTTATCCGCCGCCAGGTCGGCCCTCAGTTTGGCGCCGCTGGCATTCTTCACCAGATCGATTCGGCCGCTGCCGAACTGCTGGCCCAGCACCCTTGCCAGGCCATCGGCATTGGCTTTGGCGGGCCCGTCGATCGCCCCCAGGGCCGCGTCTTCAAAAGCCATCAAATCGCCGGCTGGGACCAGTTCGAACTGGCCGCCTGGGGTCGCCAGGTATTCCAGCTGCCGACCGTCATCGCCAACGATTGCGACGCGGCCGCCCTCGCAGAAGCCCGTTTTGGGGCCGGTCGCTCCCACCGGTCCGTGTTCTACGTAACCGTGGGGACGGGCGTCGGCGGCGGGTTTGTCGTCGATGGGCAACTCTTTGGGCAGGATCGTCCCGCCATCGCCGAGATCGGCCATCTTCGTCCGGGACTGCAGGCGGATCGCACCGATCAAACGGTCGAATCCATCGCCAGCGGCTGGGGGATCGTGGCCGAAACGCACGCCCGCCTGGCCGGCGAGGTTTCGCCCGCCTTTGAGATGCTGCACCGCACTTCCGGGCCCGACGATCCCACTGCCCTGCGGCGCCGGTTTGCCG is part of the Lignipirellula cremea genome and encodes:
- a CDS encoding PVC-type heme-binding CxxCH protein, whose protein sequence is MRFCIVLAVLAVALPCRVLRAEEDDFQQNEFPARPTPAWVTMIDQGSRDPRLAGLQTPAGIKVEIVAEAPVVVDPVGMTFAADGQPYVLEWNAADSSKHSTYEVTFADGSTATVNRMTKATPDELKLLRDTSGDGRYDTAQVVMDDLEIPSSVLVRDGWAYLPSVGHVIRRKQSQPGGKYDVQEEIVRGLCGFHHHQASGVTVTHDGWMMITSGDDDNRAEGSDGSRATVLRTGAIFRCRPDGSHVSEFARGFRNPYRNVVQDDLFNIFHVDNDQEDGSKFQGVRLMHVQEGDDFGWRLKQGAVCCRTDFERGAVFGELPGKSPSMLKTGRGSPAGLLIYQGDAFPDFFRGVLIYPDVYRKLVRAYQIERRGATFAVVGQFTLMTSDDGLFRPCQAIQGPDGAIYIVDWRTDSGGAGKLWGDGEHGRIYRLSWDGIPGTPAIPPGPLDAWSKIATMTDAALWQGLEATDFEFRVRVLDELARRQTSSDGFLSLMQERSRPLPARAAALGGACRFYDGAVETALLKLLESDDSPELRRLAADGLSRHAEPEAANRLLPALLQRAADRTQPAVARAAALAAGNLAGQTPPGDPLRQQAAKQLAEDLTATGDEEASLRNGYLRAVERIEPEGVEALAGLLERQDRRADGVWAFTGLRTRTAATKLDQLLDGDRIDAFAEPDQIALLSAYRHYLVEPPIHAGAVAEWLDRHPTAPLAVQIAGLETIGLVGEERAGQTADVALRLLKTPDEQARLRVVQAIGDAGLVTAARPLAAMLLETDRSVAERRALVAALAKLRSRPFPFAGNSPPGVELAIDELATAAGDARSGEVRADVLTLLAQLDYAKAKPIAVELMQADDVALAAAAINVLAANKEDALLAGEAFLAGKTSRGLLSTTADALRRHAGEHPAAAEMLKKVIRGGLLVSLEPAEVARVEQLVQTTGDPERGRAVFADEKRGVCTKCHRLEGVGGQVGPDLTKVWETHTAAKLIESLVDPSKEIKEGFGAWKAITNDGKIYAGLKISETEQEVVLRDANGRDIRLPADQVDELIADKISLMPEGVIAQLSFQEFIDLVAFLKNKQAQQVFGAAGKVDGAAGKVDDDSSR
- a CDS encoding ClpP family protease encodes the protein MTHFNSAPLSNSYSQQSVQRQRQLTLGDLLLENRIVFLQGEIHTGNANELVMKLLYLQSENRRKDIHFYINSPGGDVVATLAIYDTMQILTCPVATYCVGQAASGAAVLLAGGAEGKRFALPHARIMMHQPFGGVSGQISDIEIQANEILRNREMLNEILSGHTKQSIERIEKDTARDFFLGAEEAKTYGLVDEILTRPPMEVEEDD
- a CDS encoding ROK family protein, which produces MFLGIEIGGTKLQLGVGQGDGSPPQAVIRRQVGPQFGAAGILHQIDSAAAELLAQHPCQAIGIGFGGPVDRPQGRVFKSHQIAGWDQFELAAWGRQVFQLPTVIANDCDAAALAEARFGAGRSHRSVFYVTVGTGVGGGFVVDGQLFGQDRPAIAEIGHLRPGLQADRTDQTVESIASGWGIVAETHARLAGEVSPAFEMLHRTSGPDDPTALRRRFAEAIDANQEYTDDLLLRCQNDPEKLTAKTIAAAAADGNEIAREVIDHACRALGWGIAQVTTLLSPDMVVIGGGVSLIGETLFFSTVRHYAQLYGFPPLAGTCAIEPASLGELTVVHGALALAAESV
- the tig gene encoding trigger factor, yielding MTPPDDASEDRPEDAVAIESAPQDADGEEKTKEPLTLTLKVEEPSVCERRVVVTIPRADIDRYLDRAFDEVMPKAQVRGFRIGKAPVGLVRKQFKEDVSERVKSELLMDSMTQISDDLKFSAISEPDFDFEAIDIPDSGDMTFEFTIEVRPEFELPEYKGIQLSKPTRDFTEADVDQHLKSVLSRFATLASKDGPVAEGDFVTCNVKFRHEGKLVSEIEDESICVRPKLSFPDGEIDNFGEVMQGAVKGDKRTAEVEVGADAANESLRGKKVEAEIEVLEVETSTLPELDSEFLDKIGGFEDEKALREVLRGEMERQLTYHQNRELRDQISKLLTESADWTLPPELLKRQAAREMERALIELQSSGFDEGDVQRHMNEIQRNIMDSTRRALKEHFILERIAEEETIDATEADFNLQIELLARQQNESPRSVRAKLEKRGGFDTLRNHIVEGKVLAMIQEQAKFTETAYEPRPTNTESIPHAIAGRASNEAIPAAKYDDSSREGANELK
- a CDS encoding CPBP family intramembrane glutamic endopeptidase, which produces MQTDLVTIGAACLVTLSLLYWGRGASRLMRGQPLLPFEPSAAAPWGLMDLLFAMLAMLILQSLAQAGVLWSLGIPLETKPSNYTTQTLTWMIGAGGIANLAAVGLAACWMWLRSGARLYEFGLSSKKLSYDLAIGAAGFAMLAVPVYGMQAILSQWFTPHHPLIDRLEANPTAELFWASGLAAVIAAPIAEEFFFRLILQGWLERAATGVSIQELIFGGRVADVTSPGKVAPSNAEDTLQQPAEKTLIPQEENPYASPQPAEDGASNQDEDQLGVLRPMSAEEAAAWRPRGAYWPILTSAFLFAGMHWGHGPAPIPLFFLAIGLGYLYQQTHRIVPCILVHFLLNATTFCVLLSQTQ
- a CDS encoding ATP-dependent Clp protease proteolytic subunit; amino-acid sequence: MPLIPYVVEKDGREERSYDIYSRLLKDRIIFLGSGVNDEVANVIVAQMLFLQSDDPKADIHLYVNSPGGSVTAGMAIYDTMQFITCDVATYCIGQAASMGAVLLTAGAEGKRFALPNARIMIHQPLAGMQGVASDILIHANEFKKVKRRLNEILIKHTGHTLDKIEQDTDRDCFMDAVEAQEYRLIDKVIEHMNPKG